One Mesorhizobium sp. L-2-11 genomic region harbors:
- a CDS encoding deoxyguanosinetriphosphate triphosphohydrolase: MTNELGDIGFGYRPRAAYACDPAKSRGRLFDEVESPTRTPFQRDRDRIIHSTAFRRLKHKTQVFVAHEGDHYRTRLTHSIEVAQIARALARALRGDEDLAEAVALVHDFGHTPFGHTGEDALNEKMAAWGGFDHNAQSLRVVTRLESRYAEFDGLNLTWETLEGLVKHNGPLTDASGNGLKGPVPQAIRDYSELHDLELDRFAGIEAQCAAIADDIAYNSHDIDDGLRSGLLKLDMLEKVSLPGSILDSVRQRYPALDDVRTGHELMRRQITMMVEDVIVSTTANLARIKPDSADAVRAAGETMVTFSAEMAAFEKQLKAFLYKHLYRHSEVMRVRNEAEQIVNDLFEVYFADPRAMPDGWREGLDRADDRIKARSVADFLAGMTDTYALKEHRRLFDHTPELS; the protein is encoded by the coding sequence ATGACGAATGAGTTGGGCGACATCGGATTTGGTTATCGGCCGCGCGCCGCCTATGCCTGCGATCCGGCAAAGTCGCGCGGGCGGCTGTTCGACGAGGTGGAGAGCCCGACCCGCACGCCGTTCCAGCGCGACCGCGACCGCATCATTCATTCGACGGCCTTCCGCCGGCTGAAGCACAAGACGCAGGTGTTCGTCGCGCATGAGGGCGACCATTACCGCACCCGGCTGACGCATTCGATCGAGGTGGCGCAGATCGCGCGCGCCCTGGCGCGGGCGCTGCGCGGCGACGAGGACCTGGCAGAGGCGGTGGCGCTGGTGCACGATTTCGGTCATACGCCCTTCGGCCATACCGGCGAGGACGCGCTGAACGAGAAGATGGCGGCCTGGGGCGGTTTCGACCACAATGCGCAATCGCTGCGCGTGGTGACGCGGCTGGAGAGCCGCTATGCCGAATTCGATGGGCTGAACCTCACCTGGGAGACGCTGGAGGGGCTGGTCAAGCACAACGGACCGCTGACCGACGCCAGCGGAAACGGGCTGAAGGGGCCGGTGCCGCAAGCGATCCGCGACTATTCGGAGCTGCACGACCTCGAACTCGACCGCTTCGCCGGCATCGAGGCGCAGTGCGCGGCGATCGCCGACGACATAGCTTACAACAGCCATGACATCGACGACGGCCTGAGGTCGGGCCTTCTGAAGCTCGACATGCTGGAAAAGGTCTCGCTGCCCGGCTCGATCCTCGACAGCGTGCGTCAGCGCTATCCGGCGCTGGACGATGTGAGGACAGGGCACGAACTGATGCGCCGGCAGATTACGATGATGGTCGAGGACGTCATCGTCTCCACCACCGCCAATTTGGCCCGCATCAAGCCGGACAGCGCCGACGCGGTGAGGGCGGCAGGCGAGACGATGGTGACCTTTTCTGCCGAAATGGCCGCGTTCGAAAAGCAATTGAAGGCCTTTCTGTACAAGCATCTCTATCGCCACAGCGAAGTCATGCGCGTGCGTAACGAGGCCGAGCAGATCGTCAACGACCTGTTCGAGGTCTATTTCGCCGATCCGCGCGCCATGCCCGATGGCTGGCGCGAAGGGCTCGACCGGGCTGACGATCGCATCAAGGCGCGCAGCGTCGCCGATTTCCTGGCGGGCATGACGGATACCTATGCTTTGAAAGAACACCGCCGTTTGTTTGACCATACGCCTGAATTAAGCTAG
- the argS gene encoding arginine--tRNA ligase encodes MNIFADFNARIIKAVEALDLKDKDGGSLDLSRIAVEPPRDASHGDLATNAAMVLAKPTGQPPRALAERLAQALRADPDIAAADVAGPGFVNLRLKDAFWQVHLTGLLGEGRNYGRSTVGGGKKANVEYVSANPTGPMHVGHCRGAVVGDALANLMAFAGYDVTKEYVINDAGSQIDVLGRSAMLRYREALGDAIGEIPAGLYPGDYLVPVGQALASEFGRSLLLMPDEEALAIVKDRTIDAMMAMIRDDLALLNVHHDVFFSERTLHADHARKIRSAINDLTLKGHIYKGKLPPPKGEKPDDWEDREQTLFRSTAVGDDMDRALVKSDGTFTYFAADVAYLKDKVDRGFVELIYVLGADHGGYVKRLEALARAISGDQVKLTVLLCQLVKLFREGEPVRMSKRSGDFVTLREVVEEVGRDPIRFMMLYRKNDAPLDFDFAKVTEQSKDNPVFYVQYASARCHSVFRQASEQLGEANFDRNRLAAATASLTDEGEIGLIRKLAEYPRLIESAALALEPHRLAFYLYDLASSFHGHWNRGTENPDLRFVKVNDRQLTHARLGLVQAVSDVLTSGLTLIGADAPTEMR; translated from the coding sequence ATGAACATCTTCGCCGATTTCAACGCGCGAATTATAAAGGCCGTCGAAGCGCTTGATTTGAAAGACAAAGACGGCGGTTCGCTGGACTTGTCGCGCATCGCCGTCGAGCCGCCGCGCGACGCCAGCCATGGCGACCTCGCGACCAATGCGGCAATGGTGCTGGCCAAGCCGACCGGCCAGCCGCCGCGCGCACTGGCTGAAAGGCTGGCGCAAGCGCTGCGCGCCGACCCGGACATCGCCGCTGCAGACGTTGCCGGCCCGGGCTTCGTCAATCTCAGGCTCAAGGACGCGTTCTGGCAGGTGCACCTGACTGGGCTGCTCGGCGAAGGCCGCAATTACGGCCGCTCGACGGTCGGCGGCGGCAAGAAAGCCAACGTCGAATATGTCTCGGCCAACCCGACCGGACCGATGCATGTCGGCCATTGCCGCGGCGCCGTGGTGGGTGATGCGCTCGCCAATCTGATGGCCTTCGCCGGTTACGACGTGACCAAGGAATATGTCATCAACGACGCTGGTTCGCAGATCGACGTGCTCGGCCGCTCTGCCATGCTGCGTTACCGCGAGGCGCTGGGCGACGCCATCGGCGAGATTCCGGCCGGGCTCTATCCGGGCGACTATCTCGTGCCGGTCGGTCAGGCTCTGGCGAGCGAATTTGGCCGTTCCTTGCTGCTGATGCCGGACGAGGAAGCGCTTGCCATTGTCAAGGACCGGACCATCGACGCGATGATGGCGATGATCCGTGACGATCTGGCGCTGCTCAATGTGCATCACGACGTCTTTTTCTCGGAGCGCACCCTGCACGCCGACCACGCCAGGAAAATCCGCTCGGCGATCAACGACCTGACGCTCAAGGGCCATATCTATAAGGGCAAGCTGCCGCCGCCCAAGGGCGAGAAGCCGGACGACTGGGAGGATCGCGAGCAGACGCTGTTCCGCTCGACGGCGGTCGGCGACGACATGGACCGGGCGCTGGTCAAGTCGGACGGCACCTTCACCTATTTTGCCGCTGATGTCGCCTATCTGAAAGACAAGGTCGATCGCGGTTTCGTCGAGCTGATCTATGTGCTTGGCGCCGATCATGGCGGCTATGTGAAGCGCCTGGAAGCGCTTGCCAGGGCGATTTCCGGCGACCAGGTGAAGCTTACCGTGCTGCTTTGCCAGTTGGTAAAACTTTTTCGCGAGGGCGAGCCGGTGCGCATGTCCAAGCGGTCGGGCGATTTCGTAACGCTGCGCGAAGTGGTGGAGGAGGTCGGCCGCGACCCGATCCGCTTCATGATGCTCTACCGCAAGAACGATGCGCCGCTCGATTTCGACTTCGCCAAGGTGACCGAGCAGTCGAAGGACAATCCGGTGTTCTACGTGCAGTATGCCTCGGCGCGCTGCCATTCGGTGTTCCGGCAAGCGAGCGAACAGTTGGGCGAGGCCAATTTCGACCGCAATCGGTTGGCCGCGGCCACCGCTTCGCTGACCGACGAAGGCGAGATCGGCCTGATCAGGAAGCTTGCCGAATATCCGCGGCTGATCGAATCCGCGGCACTTGCGCTCGAGCCGCACCGGCTGGCATTCTACCTCTACGATCTCGCCTCCAGCTTCCACGGACATTGGAACCGCGGTACCGAAAATCCCGACTTACGTT